TCATCGATTGTGATGAACTCGCTGCGATTTCTCTGCTTAAACAATGTTTTACCAAATGCTACGAGTGCTAACAGCGCAAAAGCGGCCAATGCTGCCTTCGAAGCGCGGGCTGCTCCGATTTTATCCTCGAACGCAAGGAAGAGAATTATATACACCATTGCCGTTATCATGCAAACGGCCAGGTTATACCATGCAATCTTTTCATTACGGTTCATTACATCACACCCGGCGGTAGAGGATAATGGGCGTAATCGACTGGACGGTAATGTATATCTTCAGAACATTTTAGACATATAGCAGAAGCCATATCAACCTTCCCATGAAAGGTTAATAGCAATGTTTAATTACTTTTTTTTCAATACAAATTATAATATTCGCTTATCGAGTTAACTCCGCATAGGTAATAGTGGAGGTATTCAGACAAGCAGTTAAGAGTCTGTCAGTAATCAGTAATTCATTGAATCGCCGGTTAAAGCGATAACAAAATTCATTCAGGTAACTTTGAAGATGTTT
This is a stretch of genomic DNA from Candidatus Latescibacter sp.. It encodes these proteins:
- a CDS encoding IS1595 family transposase, which gives rise to KHLQSYLNEFCYRFNRRFNELLITDRLLTACLNTSTITYAELTR